In Aegilops tauschii subsp. strangulata cultivar AL8/78 chromosome 3, Aet v6.0, whole genome shotgun sequence, one genomic interval encodes:
- the LOC109753560 gene encoding uncharacterized protein, whose amino-acid sequence MRRFLTHLHHHSHRLRPSPPPSRIPTTKNNLPFLVSRRLLSDDASPPAAAPSPPPPSAATPPPPPPPSAIDVPNEELKRRLETYYKVEDESELPSVAVAVLERNLADAHSDTDDELIEELRDRPLPQVHDRDFEADFDEMYETDEELTDLYNARQYVEKKMKDESFNMNDTKWDEEIKKATEKGQLSNMKECEDILEDMLHWDKLLPDEIKQKVEAKFNELGDMCERGELEPEQAFELFKEFEDKMVSECTELMEAEPLTVNELSEADNKSVELNDPPGEGPVLRWESRIVFAPGGDAWHPKNRKVKLSVTVKELGLSRHAFRRLREVVGKRYNSGKDELTIISERFDHREENRKDCLRTLYALVEDAMKADELANAARNAYVKGRLQANSQFMDRLKMKTQKLRQAA is encoded by the exons ATGAGGCGCTTTCTCACCCATCTCCACCACCACTCCCACCGCCTCCGCCCATCCCCACCCCCCTCTCGTATCCCCACAACCAAGAACAACCTCCCTTTCCTTGTCTCCCGTCGCCTCCTCTCCGACGACGCCTCTCCCccggccgccgcgccgtcgcctccccctccctcggccgccacgccaccgcctccccctcctccgtccgccatcGACGTCCCAAACGAAG AGTTGAAGCGGAGGTTGGAAACTTACTATAAGGTGGAGGATGAGTCGGAGCTACCGTCTGTCGCTGTGGCTGTTCTCGAGCGGAATCTTGCAGATGCACACAGTGACACCGATGATGAACTTATCGAGGAGCTGCGCGACAGGCCGCTTCCTCAGGTCCATGATCGGGACTTTGAGGCTGACTTTGACGAGATGTATGAAACTGATGAGGAGCTTACAGACCTGTACAACGCGAGGCAGTATGTTGAGAAAAAGATGAAGGATGAGTCATTTAACATGAATGATACCAAGTGGGATGAGGAGATCAAGAAAGCAACAGAGAAGGGCCAGCTGAGTAACATGAAGGAGTGTGAGGATATCCTCGAGGACATGCTCCACTGGGACAAGCTACTACCCG ATGAGATAAAGCAAAAGGTGGAGGCCAAATTTAACGAGTTGGGGGACATGTGTGAGAGGGGGGAGCTTGAACCTGAGCAGGCTTTTGAGCTATTTAAAGAATTTGAGGATAAGATGGTCTCGGAGTGCACAGAACTGATGGAAGCAGAGCCGCTGACTGTAAATGAACTTTCTGAGGCAGATAATAAGAGCGTCGAGTTGAATGATCCACCTGGTGAGGGACCTGTTCTAAGGTGGGAGTCACGCATTGTCTTTGCCCCTGGTGGTGATGCATGGCATCCCAAAAATAGGAAAGTTAAACTCAGTGTAACCGTCAAGGAACTGGGACTTTCACGGCATGCTTTCCGTCGATTACGTGAGGTTGTTGGAAAGAGGTATAATTCAGGAAAAGATGAGCTCACAATAATCAGTGAAAG GTTTGATCATCGAGAAGAGAACAGAAAAGATTGCTTGAGAACACTGTATGCTCTAGTGGAAGATGCGATGAAAGCCGACGAGTTGGCCAATGCTGCTAGAAATGCTTATGTTAAGGGGAGGCTCCAGGCTAACTCCCAGTTCATGGACCGGCTGAAGATGAAGACACAGAAATTAAGGCAAGCTGCATAA